Proteins from a single region of Verrucosispora sp. NA02020:
- a CDS encoding LacI family DNA-binding transcriptional regulator, whose product MAFPQRVNMSDVARAAGVSVATVSKVVNGRYGVAQATVERVQQVIHQLGYEASLGAQSLRSHRTNVLGILVAEFEPFSTELLKGASSEVTGTGYQLLAYSSGDVAGAAVGWERRSLARLSGTLIDGAVIVTPTVVETKQGFHVVAVDPHTGPSGLPTVDSDNFAGAVLATNYLLSLGHRRIGHISGRADLESSRLREAGFRQAMADAGVTVDERLVRVGGFRIESAAGTAAELLALPDRPTAVFAGNDLSAISTIDVAQSMGLSVPDDVSVIGFDNVPESALTNPPLTTIMQPIQRMGAEALRLLVDLIAGVERDSHIRLPTELVVRASCRPFPA is encoded by the coding sequence GTGGCGTTCCCGCAGCGTGTCAACATGTCGGACGTGGCCCGAGCGGCCGGCGTCTCGGTCGCGACTGTATCCAAGGTGGTGAATGGCCGGTACGGCGTGGCGCAGGCGACCGTGGAGCGGGTTCAGCAGGTCATCCACCAACTCGGCTACGAGGCCAGCCTCGGCGCGCAGAGCCTGCGCAGCCACCGTACGAACGTGCTGGGGATTCTGGTGGCCGAGTTCGAACCGTTCTCCACCGAGTTGCTCAAGGGCGCCTCGTCGGAGGTCACCGGCACCGGTTACCAGTTGCTGGCGTACTCCAGCGGTGACGTGGCCGGTGCCGCCGTCGGCTGGGAACGACGCTCCCTGGCCCGGCTCTCCGGGACGCTCATCGACGGCGCCGTGATCGTCACCCCCACGGTGGTGGAGACCAAGCAGGGCTTCCACGTGGTGGCCGTCGACCCGCACACCGGGCCGTCCGGCCTGCCCACCGTCGACTCCGACAACTTCGCCGGTGCCGTGCTCGCCACCAACTACCTGCTCTCGCTCGGCCACCGCCGCATCGGGCACATCTCCGGCCGCGCCGACCTGGAGTCGTCCCGCCTGCGCGAGGCGGGCTTCCGGCAGGCCATGGCCGACGCGGGCGTGACCGTGGACGAACGGCTCGTCCGCGTCGGTGGGTTCCGGATCGAGAGCGCCGCCGGCACCGCCGCCGAACTGCTCGCCCTCCCCGACCGGCCGACCGCGGTCTTCGCCGGCAACGACCTCTCCGCCATCTCGACCATCGACGTGGCGCAGAGCATGGGCCTGTCGGTACCCGACGACGTCTCCGTGATCGGCTTCGACAACGTCCCGGAGTCGGCGCTGACCAACCCGCCCCTGACCACCATCATGCAACCGATCCAGCGGATGGGCGCCGAGGCGCTGCGGCTGCTCGTCGACCTGATCGCCGGTGTGGAGCGCGACTCCCACATCCGACTCCCCACCGAACTCGTGGTCCGCGCCTCCTGCCGCCCGTTCCCCGCCTGA
- a CDS encoding RNA polymerase sigma factor, which produces MTDPSVRALVSAAADGDESAWTELVRRYTPLVYSVIRSHDLSGADAADVNQTVWLRLVEHLEQVREPQALAAWLAVTTRRECYRMSRLVRRTQPVDPSDGSLDAYHGTWADVAPPEEDLLRAERRQALREGFAQLPSRCQELLSLLMAEPPPSYRQVSERLGVPVGSIGPTQARCLRRLRDCAVLAPYLGLRPDTGRQGGDRDGAVAAGR; this is translated from the coding sequence GTGACCGATCCGAGCGTGCGGGCCCTGGTGTCCGCCGCGGCAGACGGGGACGAGTCGGCCTGGACCGAGCTGGTGCGCCGGTACACCCCGCTGGTGTACTCGGTGATCCGGTCGCACGACCTGAGCGGCGCCGACGCGGCCGATGTCAACCAGACCGTGTGGCTGCGCCTGGTGGAGCACCTGGAGCAGGTACGCGAGCCGCAGGCGCTGGCGGCCTGGTTGGCCGTCACGACCCGACGGGAGTGCTACCGGATGTCGCGTCTCGTCCGGCGGACCCAACCCGTCGACCCCTCCGACGGTTCGCTCGACGCCTACCACGGGACGTGGGCCGACGTCGCGCCGCCGGAGGAGGACCTGTTACGGGCGGAACGGCGGCAGGCGCTGCGGGAGGGTTTCGCCCAACTGCCCTCCCGGTGCCAGGAACTGCTCTCGCTGCTGATGGCCGAGCCGCCGCCGAGCTACCGGCAGGTCTCCGAGCGGTTGGGCGTACCGGTCGGCAGCATCGGACCGACCCAGGCCCGCTGCCTGCGGCGACTGCGCGACTGCGCGGTGCTGGCCCCGTACCTGGGACTGCGGCCGGACACCGGACGGCAGGGGGGTGACCGCGATGGAGCCGTGGCCGCCGGTCGATGA
- a CDS encoding PmoA family protein, whose product MTTEPLTGTRCADDNPHLVVAGTPVARYVLAPDLDATHGPRPYLHPVRTLAGVPVTDALPADHVWHLGASLAVQDVDGTNLWGGRTYVRDVGYTWRGDHGRIVHAGWEHRAADRLDHRLHWCDPSGAVLLTERRTLTSSALPAPADGMSDADPEGAWRLEVTSTLTAPADRDVTLGSPATNGRPGGAGYGGFFWRAVAEGEPEVFSDSSTGEEQVNGGDEPWVAMRARAPGGAAYTLVFSGLRPGDRWFVRTSMYPGVCVAFAFEETVTIPAGSSRHGRYRVAVADGALDRATAAALVGGAS is encoded by the coding sequence GTGACCACCGAACCGCTCACCGGTACGCGTTGTGCCGACGACAATCCGCACCTGGTCGTCGCCGGCACGCCGGTCGCCCGGTACGTGCTCGCGCCCGACCTCGACGCCACGCACGGGCCCCGGCCCTACCTGCACCCGGTACGCACCCTGGCCGGCGTGCCGGTGACCGACGCGCTCCCGGCCGACCACGTCTGGCACCTCGGCGCCTCGCTGGCCGTGCAGGACGTCGACGGCACCAACCTCTGGGGTGGACGCACCTACGTCCGCGACGTCGGCTACACCTGGCGGGGCGACCACGGCCGGATCGTGCACGCCGGCTGGGAACACCGGGCGGCCGACCGCCTCGACCATCGGCTGCACTGGTGTGACCCGTCCGGTGCGGTGCTGCTCACCGAGCGGCGTACCCTCACCTCCTCGGCGCTGCCCGCCCCGGCGGACGGGATGTCCGACGCGGACCCCGAGGGTGCCTGGCGGCTGGAGGTGACCAGCACCCTCACCGCCCCCGCCGACCGGGACGTGACACTGGGCAGCCCGGCGACCAACGGCCGCCCCGGCGGGGCCGGCTACGGCGGCTTCTTCTGGCGTGCCGTGGCGGAGGGGGAGCCCGAGGTCTTCAGCGACTCGTCGACCGGCGAGGAACAGGTCAACGGCGGCGACGAACCGTGGGTGGCGATGCGGGCTCGGGCGCCGGGCGGGGCGGCGTACACCCTGGTCTTCAGCGGCCTCAGGCCCGGCGACCGGTGGTTCGTGCGGACCTCGATGTACCCGGGGGTCTGCGTGGCGTTCGCGTTCGAGGAGACCGTGACGATCCCGGCCGGCTCCAGCCGGCACGGCCGCTATCGGGTCGCCGTCGCCGACGGTGCGCTGGATCGCGCCACCGCTGCCGCGCTGGTCGGCGGCGCGTCCTAG
- a CDS encoding carbohydrate ABC transporter permease, with protein MVASTVAPPVATRPQRPRSRSWLRLIVLLAIVAVVLYPLIWMIGTSFKSQQEIVNNIGLLPETFTPGNYTNGWTNFDVGFGRFFFNSAMVSLLTVVGNGVSCLLAAYAFARLKFRLRGMWFAVMIGTLLLPGHVLIVPQYILFRSLGLVGGDWPYLPLLIPQFLATEAFFVFLMVQFMRSIPRELDEAARIDGANAFGIFRHVILPLSRPALVTTAIFSFIWTWNDFFRQLVFLSSLSDYTVPVALTLFIDSTSQSAVGPMFAMSVLSLLPVFVFFVAFQRMLVEGINTSGLKG; from the coding sequence ATGGTGGCGAGCACCGTGGCGCCACCCGTGGCGACCCGCCCGCAACGCCCGCGCAGCCGCTCCTGGCTGCGGCTGATCGTGCTGCTGGCCATCGTCGCGGTGGTGCTCTACCCGCTGATCTGGATGATCGGCACGTCGTTCAAGTCGCAGCAGGAGATCGTCAACAACATCGGGCTGCTGCCGGAGACGTTCACCCCCGGCAACTACACCAACGGGTGGACCAACTTCGACGTCGGCTTCGGCCGGTTCTTCTTCAACAGCGCCATGGTCAGCCTGCTGACCGTGGTCGGCAACGGGGTGAGCTGCCTGCTGGCCGCGTACGCCTTCGCCCGGCTCAAGTTCCGGCTGCGCGGGATGTGGTTCGCCGTCATGATCGGCACCCTGCTGCTGCCGGGGCACGTGCTGATCGTGCCGCAGTACATCCTGTTCCGCAGCCTCGGCCTGGTCGGCGGCGACTGGCCGTACCTGCCGCTGCTGATCCCGCAGTTCCTGGCCACCGAGGCGTTCTTCGTCTTCCTGATGGTGCAGTTCATGCGGAGCATCCCGCGCGAACTGGACGAGGCCGCCCGGATCGACGGCGCCAACGCGTTCGGCATCTTCCGGCACGTCATCCTGCCGCTGAGCCGGCCCGCGCTGGTCACCACCGCGATCTTCTCGTTCATCTGGACCTGGAACGACTTCTTCCGGCAACTGGTCTTCCTGTCCAGCCTGAGCGACTACACGGTGCCGGTGGCGCTGACCCTGTTCATCGACTCGACCAGCCAGAGCGCGGTGGGGCCGATGTTCGCCATGTCGGTGCTGTCCCTGCTGCCGGTCTTCGTGTTCTTCGTGGCCTTCCAACGGATGCTCGTCGAGGGGATCAACACCAGTGGACTCAAGGGCTGA
- a CDS encoding CHAT domain-containing protein, whose protein sequence is MTSLPVPDRTADGAGTAQAALDTVQRSPSQAITIAERVLAARSDADERSTADRAIGLALRELNDLSGARRHLRRAVRTAGTARTRALARMSLGYVLASSGHTAAALRAVTAALPELTGADAGRGRMQRGVVLHYRGRYDEAVRDYGLAIDIAQREGDLLLEARARNNRGLLNAHRGTTGGADDLSRAAAAFEGLGLDLAAADARWNSGIAAGRRGDIAAALRCFAAVGEEYRRLGVPRPALLLDRFELLLSVPLVDEAVEIAAVAIRELRRRGMASDLAEALLAQARAALLAGDLATATEAAAAARTRFRRQGRRTWAAFARHVELRAEARRGTRTTALLTAMTRTADQLDGTGWSDPALSTRIDAGLLATATGRPDRARALFTVAARARARGTAPRRAQGWYALALSRRLGGDEAGAARALRRGLGVLDRHRTSLGATELRASSGAYGQELAAEGLDIAIRAGAPAQVLAWAERWRANALRMRPALPPDDPDLVAALAELRLVSGLLEDAVLAGRPVRALRGRQTRLEQRIRDLARRVPGGVGVTAPPGVRRLADRLGTRVLVELVAHGDRLGAVLVRDGRASLHDLGSLAEAARLARWHRFGLRRLIVGGDPSAARAGAAHAAAALDSQLFDPLRRHLADRPLVIVPVGVLHSVGWAGLPTCAGRAVTVAPSATVWLEADRRTTWAGPPVLASGPRLAAGRAEVRRLAEVLPGARSLVGPDATAGALTAALDGAGMVHIAAHGTFRADNPQFSTLELADGPLFAYEWERVARPPGCVVLSACESGLTDVRPGDEIMGFAAVLLALGTRCLIATVLPVPAEPTTALMVDLHRRMWAGARPASALADAQQAFVATGDSTARATAAAFVCLGAG, encoded by the coding sequence GTGACCTCTCTGCCCGTGCCGGACCGCACCGCTGACGGCGCCGGGACCGCCCAGGCGGCACTCGACACCGTCCAGCGCTCCCCCAGCCAGGCGATCACCATCGCCGAGCGGGTGCTCGCCGCCCGGTCCGACGCCGACGAGCGCTCGACCGCCGACCGCGCCATCGGTCTGGCACTGCGCGAACTCAACGACCTCTCCGGCGCCCGGCGCCACCTCCGTCGGGCCGTGCGGACCGCCGGCACGGCCCGGACCCGGGCGCTGGCCCGGATGAGCCTCGGGTACGTCCTGGCCAGTTCGGGGCACACCGCGGCGGCGCTGCGGGCGGTGACCGCCGCGCTGCCGGAACTGACCGGGGCCGACGCCGGTCGGGGCCGGATGCAGCGGGGCGTGGTGCTGCACTACCGCGGCCGGTACGACGAGGCGGTGCGGGACTACGGCCTCGCCATCGACATCGCCCAGCGCGAGGGCGACCTCCTGCTGGAGGCCCGGGCCCGCAACAACCGGGGCCTGCTCAACGCCCACCGGGGCACCACCGGCGGCGCCGACGACCTGTCCCGGGCGGCAGCCGCCTTCGAGGGGCTCGGCCTGGACCTCGCGGCGGCCGACGCCCGGTGGAACAGCGGGATCGCGGCCGGTCGACGGGGCGACATCGCGGCGGCGCTGCGCTGTTTCGCCGCCGTCGGCGAGGAGTACCGGCGTCTCGGCGTCCCCCGGCCCGCGCTGTTGCTGGACCGCTTCGAGTTGCTGCTGTCGGTGCCCCTGGTGGACGAGGCGGTGGAGATCGCCGCCGTCGCGATCCGGGAGTTGCGCCGCCGTGGCATGGCCTCCGACCTGGCCGAGGCGCTGCTGGCGCAGGCGCGGGCCGCCCTGCTCGCCGGTGACCTGGCCACCGCCACCGAGGCCGCCGCCGCCGCCCGGACCCGGTTCCGACGGCAGGGCCGCCGCACCTGGGCCGCGTTCGCCCGGCACGTCGAACTGCGTGCCGAGGCCCGCCGGGGGACCCGGACCACGGCCCTGCTCACGGCGATGACGCGGACCGCCGACCAGCTCGACGGCACGGGCTGGTCCGATCCCGCGCTGAGTACCCGCATCGACGCCGGCCTGCTGGCCACCGCGACGGGTCGCCCCGACCGCGCCCGGGCCCTGTTCACCGTCGCCGCCCGCGCGCGGGCCCGGGGCACCGCCCCGCGACGTGCCCAGGGCTGGTACGCCCTCGCCCTGTCCCGCCGACTGGGCGGTGACGAGGCGGGTGCGGCCCGCGCGCTCCGTCGCGGGCTGGGTGTGCTCGACCGGCACCGGACGTCGCTCGGCGCCACCGAACTGCGGGCCAGCAGCGGGGCGTACGGGCAGGAACTGGCGGCCGAGGGTCTGGACATCGCGATCCGGGCCGGGGCGCCGGCGCAGGTCCTCGCCTGGGCCGAACGGTGGCGGGCCAACGCGCTGCGGATGCGGCCGGCGCTGCCACCCGACGATCCCGACCTGGTCGCGGCGCTCGCCGAACTCCGGCTCGTCAGCGGCCTCCTGGAGGACGCGGTCCTGGCCGGACGTCCGGTACGCGCCCTGCGCGGCCGGCAGACCCGACTCGAACAGCGGATCCGGGACCTCGCCCGGCGGGTACCCGGCGGAGTCGGGGTGACCGCCCCGCCCGGTGTCCGTCGGCTGGCCGACCGGCTCGGCACCCGGGTACTCGTCGAACTCGTGGCGCACGGCGACCGGCTCGGGGCGGTGCTGGTCCGCGACGGCCGGGCGAGCCTGCACGACCTCGGCTCGCTCGCCGAGGCGGCGAGACTGGCCCGATGGCACCGGTTCGGGCTGCGGCGACTGATCGTCGGCGGCGATCCCTCCGCCGCACGGGCCGGCGCCGCACACGCGGCGGCGGCACTCGACAGCCAACTCTTCGACCCGTTGCGGCGACACCTCGCCGACCGGCCCCTGGTGATCGTCCCGGTCGGGGTCCTGCACTCGGTGGGATGGGCCGGGTTGCCCACCTGCGCCGGCCGGGCCGTCACGGTCGCCCCCTCGGCGACGGTCTGGCTCGAGGCGGACCGGCGTACCACCTGGGCGGGTCCGCCCGTGCTGGCCAGCGGTCCGCGCCTGGCCGCCGGGCGGGCCGAGGTGCGACGGCTCGCCGAGGTGCTGCCGGGAGCCCGGTCGCTCGTCGGGCCGGACGCCACCGCCGGTGCGCTGACCGCCGCGCTGGACGGTGCCGGCATGGTGCACATCGCGGCGCACGGCACCTTCCGCGCCGACAATCCCCAGTTCTCCACGCTGGAGCTGGCCGACGGGCCGCTGTTCGCCTACGAGTGGGAGCGCGTCGCCCGGCCACCCGGCTGCGTGGTGCTCTCCGCCTGCGAGTCGGGGCTGACCGACGTACGCCCCGGCGACGAGATCATGGGTTTCGCCGCGGTGCTGCTGGCGCTGGGCACCCGATGCCTGATCGCCACCGTCCTGCCGGTGCCCGCCGAACCCACCACCGCGCTGATGGTGGACCTGCACCGACGGATGTGGGCGGGCGCCCGCCCGGCCTCGGCTCTCGCCGACGCCCAGCAGGCGTTCGTCGCCACCGGCGACAGCACCGCCCGCGCCACCGCAGCCGCGTTCGTCTGCCTGGGCGCCGGATGA
- a CDS encoding carbohydrate ABC transporter permease gives MALTTAPDPTRRGTGSVRPDATRRGTGRIRHGEGLAGYVFLSPWLIGLMAITAMPMLLSLYLSFTNYDILTPWSEVEWVGLANYERMFTSDPSWWHSVRVTLSFALIAVPLKLAAALGVALLLNRAWRGVGLFRGLFYLPSLLGGSVALAIVWVNMFNREGAFNSFLALFGIEGKPWVNDPDWALETLMVLAIWQFGAPMVIFLAGLKQVPTELYEAASVDGAGAFRKFVNVTLPMLSPVIFFNLVLETINGFQGFTAAFVLSNGTGGPVDSTLMYTLNLYITGFTDLEMGYASAMAWVFLIAIALITVVFFSTGRFWVHYSDGEDR, from the coding sequence GTGGCCCTGACCACGGCGCCCGACCCGACCCGCCGCGGCACCGGATCCGTCCGGCCCGACGCCACCCGGCGCGGGACCGGACGGATCCGGCACGGGGAAGGTCTGGCCGGTTACGTCTTCCTGTCGCCCTGGCTCATCGGTCTGATGGCCATCACCGCGATGCCCATGCTGTTGTCGCTCTACCTCAGCTTCACCAACTACGACATCCTCACCCCCTGGTCCGAGGTGGAGTGGGTCGGGCTGGCCAACTACGAACGGATGTTCACCAGCGATCCGTCGTGGTGGCACTCGGTCCGGGTCACGCTCAGCTTCGCGCTCATCGCCGTACCGCTGAAACTGGCCGCCGCCCTCGGCGTGGCGCTGCTGCTCAACCGGGCCTGGCGCGGGGTCGGGCTGTTCCGGGGTCTGTTCTATCTGCCGTCGCTGCTCGGCGGCAGCGTGGCGCTGGCCATCGTCTGGGTGAACATGTTCAACCGGGAGGGCGCGTTCAACTCCTTCCTGGCGCTGTTCGGCATCGAGGGCAAGCCCTGGGTCAACGACCCGGACTGGGCCCTGGAGACCCTGATGGTGCTGGCCATCTGGCAGTTCGGCGCACCGATGGTGATCTTCCTGGCCGGGCTCAAGCAGGTGCCGACCGAGCTGTACGAGGCCGCGTCGGTGGACGGTGCCGGCGCGTTCCGGAAGTTCGTCAACGTGACGCTGCCGATGCTCTCCCCGGTGATCTTCTTCAACCTGGTGCTGGAGACCATCAACGGGTTCCAGGGCTTCACCGCCGCGTTCGTGCTCAGCAACGGCACCGGCGGCCCGGTCGACTCGACCCTGATGTACACGCTGAACCTCTACATCACCGGCTTCACCGACCTGGAGATGGGCTATGCCTCCGCGATGGCCTGGGTGTTCCTGATCGCCATCGCCCTCATCACGGTCGTCTTCTTCAGCACCGGCCGGTTCTGGGTGCACTACTCCGACGGGGAGGACCGCTGA
- a CDS encoding S8/S53 family peptidase: MLPDRPTVPPVTTRLSRRRLLAVSALATVAVPLASTVRPAPALGDDTVADDKAYQLAFTAMLDADRTVRRHAAPGREVLYRPRQVLTAPADAQRVAAWLRASGNPVTFGVGFGGVARLVFAAEADIPALVTKLRDPRQWPGAPVPLVQPHHVLLGLGNIMGNPGGPPRALAALPPPDPGRQSEGAGVTVGICDTGICRQAGNRHPQWLGGTYLPEVDDEDPLYVHTDVLAPQGGHGTFVAGVVRQAAPGVRLDPEAALAPTGVGDESMLVAALSRLSGEVSVVNLSLGGFTLDDQPSLPLANAVAAMPPTTAVVAAAGNAGVARPVWPAALDRVLAVGAVETDTAGVVVPADYSGRGAWVDACALGRRDSTYVEGRLPLPGRPTRLFHRYATWAGTSFATAHVSGRLAALMTGAGLSADAARLALLAAPRWHPDYGVLVG; this comes from the coding sequence GTGCTGCCCGACCGTCCCACCGTGCCACCCGTCACCACCCGGCTCTCCCGACGGCGCCTCCTGGCGGTGTCCGCACTGGCCACGGTGGCGGTGCCACTGGCGTCCACCGTACGGCCGGCGCCGGCCCTCGGCGACGACACCGTCGCCGACGACAAGGCCTACCAGCTCGCGTTCACCGCGATGCTCGACGCCGACCGCACCGTGCGGCGCCACGCCGCACCCGGCCGGGAGGTGCTGTACCGACCCCGGCAGGTGCTCACCGCCCCGGCCGACGCCCAGCGCGTCGCCGCCTGGCTCAGAGCCAGCGGCAACCCGGTGACGTTCGGCGTCGGCTTCGGCGGTGTCGCCCGGCTGGTCTTCGCCGCGGAGGCCGACATCCCCGCGCTCGTGACGAAGCTGCGCGACCCCCGACAGTGGCCCGGAGCGCCGGTGCCGCTGGTCCAACCGCACCACGTGCTGCTCGGCCTCGGCAACATCATGGGTAATCCGGGCGGGCCGCCCCGCGCTCTCGCCGCACTGCCACCGCCGGATCCGGGCCGGCAGTCCGAGGGGGCGGGGGTGACGGTCGGCATCTGCGACACCGGCATCTGCCGGCAGGCCGGCAACCGGCACCCGCAGTGGCTGGGCGGCACGTACCTCCCGGAGGTCGACGACGAGGACCCGCTCTACGTGCACACCGACGTGCTCGCCCCGCAGGGCGGGCACGGCACGTTCGTCGCCGGGGTGGTGCGGCAGGCCGCACCGGGCGTACGCCTCGATCCCGAGGCGGCGCTGGCGCCCACCGGAGTCGGGGACGAGTCGATGCTGGTGGCCGCCCTGAGTCGGCTCTCGGGCGAGGTGTCGGTGGTGAACCTCTCGCTGGGCGGCTTCACCCTCGACGACCAACCCTCGCTGCCACTGGCCAACGCGGTGGCCGCGATGCCCCCGACGACGGCGGTGGTGGCGGCGGCCGGCAACGCCGGTGTCGCCCGTCCGGTGTGGCCGGCCGCGCTGGACCGGGTCCTGGCGGTCGGGGCCGTCGAGACGGACACCGCGGGTGTGGTCGTCCCGGCGGACTACAGCGGCCGGGGGGCGTGGGTCGACGCCTGCGCCCTCGGCCGGCGGGACAGCACGTACGTCGAGGGGCGGCTGCCGCTGCCCGGACGACCGACCCGGCTGTTCCACAGGTACGCCACCTGGGCCGGTACGTCGTTCGCCACGGCACATGTCTCGGGTCGACTCGCCGCCCTGATGACCGGGGCGGGACTGAGTGCCGACGCGGCCCGGCTGGCCCTGCTCGCGGCACCGCGCTGGCACCCCGACTACGGCGTGCTCGTCGGATGA